From the Micromonospora echinofusca genome, the window CAAGATCTCCTTCATCAACGCGATGGCCGAGGTCTGCGAGGCCTCCGGCGGCGACGTCACCCACCTCGCCCGGGCCATCGGCTTCGACCCGCGCATCGGCAACCGGTTCCTCCAGGCCGGGCTCGGCTTCGGGGGCGCCTGCCTACCCAAGGACATCCGGGCGTTCCAGGCCCGCGCCCAGGAGCTGGGCGCCGGGGAGGCGCTGCGCTTCCTGCACGAGGTCGACCTGATCAACCTGCGCCGCCGGACCCGGGTGGTCCAGCTCGCCGCCGAGCTGCTCGGCCGCCGCTCCGGGCCCGCCGGGCCCGACCTCTCCGGCATGCGCGTGGCCGTGCTCGGCGCGACCTTCAAGCCCAACACCGACGACGTACGCGACGCGCCGGCGCTCTCCGTCGCCTCGCTGCTGCGCAAGGCCGGCGCCGACGTGCACGTCTACGACCCGCAGGGCATGGAACGGGCGCGCGCCGTGGCGCCCGAACTGGTCTACGAGCCCGGCATCAACGAGGCCGTGACCGGCGCGGACCTGGTCTGCGTACTCACCGAGTGGGCCGACTTCCGCAACGCCGACCCGGTGGCCCTCGGCGAGCTGGTCGCCGGCCGCAAGGTGGTCGACGGCCGCAACTGCCTGGACTCGGCACTGTGGACGCAGGCCGGCTGGGAGTACCGCGGCATGGGCCGCCCCTGACGATCGACGACCGACGGCCGGTCACGGAGCACGCTCCGCGACCGGCCGTTTGCCGTCCGCATGGACGATCTTTGTCCTGGACCCGCCGACAATTGTCGAAATCCGCGCCCACATTGGGCATGCTGCGAGGGTGGGAGTCCACAGTGCGGGTGGAGGGGTGTCGTGGCGACCTTTCAGTGCTCCTCGTGCGGCCGGGAGATCAAGCCGGCCGTCAGCTGCCCGCACTGCGGTGCGCACCAGCCACAGTGGGTCGAGCACCTGGCACAGATCGAGCGGTCCATCGCGGAGATGAAGGCCCGCGAGGCCGCCATCGCCAGCGAGCAGCGGCAGATCGCCGCCAAGATGCAGGCCGCGCTCTTCCAGCGGGACATCCTCGCCCACGCCGGTGAGGAACGCCTCAAGCAGGCCACCCGCCCCCGCCGGGTGCTGCGCAAGAGGCCGGGCCGCCGGCCACCCACGGCCGCCACCGGCGCCCCGCCCCGGGTCCCCCGGCAGGGCACCCCGGCCGGTCCGGAGGACCCGCCCCCGCCCCCGCCGTCGGCCGCCACCTGGCTCGACGCCGACGACCCGGAGCACCCGCCGGAGGCGTCCTCCCGCGAGGTGCAGAACATCCCCCTCGGGCTCGGCGCGCTGCTGCTCGGCGTCGCCGCCGTGGTCTTCGCCGCGGTGGCCACCAGCTCCATGGACGCGCTGGCCCGGCTGGGCGTCCTGCTGCTCGCGACCGTGCTCATGCTGCTCGCCCCGCCGGTGCTGGCCCGGCGCGGGCTCACCTCGACCGCCGAGACCATCTCCGCCGTCGGCCTGCTCCTGGTGCCGCTCGCCGGCTACGCGCTGTGGGCGGTCGACCGGATCGGCAACGGCGGCGCCTCGGGCGCGATCTTCGGCGCCATCGTCTTCGCCGTCACCGCCGGCGTCTCGTTCGGCTACGCGGGTTGGACGGGGCTGCGCGCGCCCCGCTTCGCCACCGTACTGGCCGCCCAGCCGGTGCTGCCGCTGCTGGCGTACGACCGGATCACCGGCCCGGGCGGCTGGGCGCTGGTGCTGACGGCGGTGGCCCTGCTCGACCTGTGGCTGGCGCGTTCCCCCGTCACGGTGGAACGGCCGGTCCGCCAGGACCTGCCCGAGCCCCCGGCCGCGCCCGCGAGCGCACCCCGGCAGCGCCGCGCCGACGGCCGGCCCGAGGGGGCGCCCGAGGAGGCCGGCGAGGTGCTCGACGGCGGGCTGCCGGCGCAGGACCGGGCCCCGGCCGGCCGTCCGGTGCCGTGGCTGCGGGAGCTGACCTGGGTGCTGCACGGGGTGGCGGTCGCCCTCGCCCTCGCGTACGCCGTCTCCGCCCTGCTGCGCGCGGGCACCGTGCCGGGCGCGACCGGGGCCGGGCTGGTGCTGCTGCTGGCGGCCGCCGTGGGGCTGGCCGGCACGCTGGTGCTGCGCCGGCCGCCGCTGCCCGACCTCGGTGCCGGGATCTTCACCCTCGCCGTGATCGGCGCGCTGAGCCGGATCGCCTCGGTGGCCTTCCCCGGGCGGGCGCTGCTGCTGATCGCCGCCGTCATCACGCTCACCGGGCTGGCCGTGCGGGCGGTACCGGAGGCGGCCCGACGCGGGCCGCAGCTCGCCTCGGCGGTCGCGCTCACCGTCAGCGGGGTGGTGGTCGCCGGTGGCGCCCTCCGCGCCGGGGTCGCCCCCGTCCGGGCCGCGCTGCCCGCCTGGGCGGCCGACCTGGACCGCTACCCGGCCGAGCTGGCGGCGGCCGTGGGCCCGGCCGCCTGGCAGCTCGCCGCGAGCGCCTTCCTGCTGACCGTCGCGGCGGTGCTGGCCCTGCCGTCCGAGATCCGCCGGGAGTTCGCCGTGGTCGGTGCGGCGCTGACCGCGCTCGCCGTACCCGCGTCGTTCGGCCTCGGGTGGGCGGTCGCGCCCTGGCCGATGGTGCTGACAGCGGTCGGCATCGGGGTGGTCGGGCTCTCCGCCCGCACGGAACGCGCGGCGCTGGCGCACGCGGCCACCGCCGCCGGCGTCGGCCTGTTCGGCGCGGGCGCCGGACTGGCCCGGCCGGCGCTGACCACGGCGGTCCTGCTCACCCTGTTCGCCGCCGGGGTCCTCGTCGCCGTGGCGCCCCGGATGCGGCTCGCCCCGGCGGCGGCCGACACCGTCTCGGCCTGGGCCGCCGGGGGCGCGGCGTTCGCGCTGCCGGGCGCGGTGGCCGCCTTCGTCGCCGCGACCGTACCGGTCGACCCGACGCCCACCCCGGCGAGCCTGCGCGAGGTCACCGTCCCGGTGCTCGCGGCCAGCTTCCTGGCGGTCTGCGTCACCCTCGGCCACGCCGCCGTCGTGCAGGTCTCCCAGCGACGCATCCCGACGCCGCTAGCCGTCGGCACCGCCCTCGGCGCGGTCACGGTCACCGCCGCCGCGTTCGGCGCCCCGGGCGCCACCGCCGCCGACGCCTGGGTGGGTGGCCTGCTGCTCGTCGCCGGCGCCATGGTGGTGTTCGCCGGCCCCATCGACGCCGGCCGACGCTCCGACCTCACCCTGGACGGCTCCGACCTGGCCGCCGCGGCGGTCACCGCCGCCCTGATCGCCACCCTGGCCCGGATCGCGGCCGTCCTCGCTCCCGGCGGGCAGCTCGCCGTCGCCGCCGGGCTGGTGCTGGTGGTGGCCGTGGCCGCCCGGGCCATGCCGGAGGAGTGGCGACGCGGGCCGATCGTCGGCCTCGCCGTCGGCGGCGTGCTGATCGGGCTGCTGGCCGGCTGGAGCGCGCTGCGGGGCGGGCTGGGCGTGCTCGCCACCCCCGGCCCGATCTGGAACGGGGACCTGACCGGCTGGCCGGCCGGGCCGACCGGCGGGTCGACGTGGCAGGCCCCCGTGGCCCTGGCGCTGCTCGGCGTCGCCGCCGCGGTCCTGCTGCCACCACCCTGGAAGTACGACGTCTCGGGCGTGGCGGCCGCACTCGCCACGATCGGCGCGCCGGCCGCGTTCGACCTGCCGTGGTGGTCGCCCGTCCTGGTCGGCGGCATGGTCGCCACCGTCTTCGGAGCGGCCGCCGTGGCCGCCGTCGATCCCCGGGCGGGCCTGTCCCGGGCCGTCGTGGCCGGCGTCGTCGCCCTGCACGCCGCCGGAGCGGGTCTGGTCCGGCCGTGGACCACCGCGCTGGCGCTGGGCAGCATCGCGCTGATCGGCCTCGTGGTGGCCGCGCTGGCCCGGTCGCTGGCCGTGCCGCTGGTGGAGGACATCGAGAACGAGGGGATGCCCCCGCACCTCGCCCAGATCGGAGGCGCCGCGGCCGGGGCCGCCCTGCTCGCGTTCCCGGGTGCCGTCGCGGCGCTGGCCGCCGAGTTCGGACGCGCGCCGGAGGTGGTGCTCACCGCCGCGTTGGCCGCGTCGAGCCTGGGCCTGGCGGCGGTGGCCGCCGTCCGGCGGCGGGTCCCGCAGTACCTGCCCTGGGCGAGCGCGGCGGTGGCCGGCGGCGCCACGGTGAGCGCCCTGGCCGCCGTCCCCGCCAACCAGCCCGTCGGTGTGTACGCCGCCGCCGCGGCCCTGCTCGGGGTGCTCGCCGAGCTGGTCCGGGGCGCGACCGAACCGCCGGTCGGCGCGGCCCAGCCCGTACGACGCTGGTCGGTGCTGCTCGACGGCGCATTGCGGCGGCTGCCCGACGACGGGACGCAGCGCCGCTGGCGGGTCAGCCCCGCCGCCGGTGCGCTCGCCGCCGGTGCGCTGCCCACCGTCCTGGCGCTGGTGTCGATCGCCCCGGCCCTGGTCGTCGCACTGGTCGATCCGCACCGCAGCCTCGGCCGGGTCTGGCAGGGACCACCCCCGGAGCTGCTCACCCCGCCCCCTGAGGCGATCGACCCGACCCACGTGCTGACCGCGCTGCTGCTCACCGCGACCGCCGCGCTGGCCGCCACCGGTTTCAGCGGCGGGCGGCGCTCCCGGGCGGTACCGGTCGTGCTGCCCGGCGCCGCCGTGACCCTGCTGATCACCCCGGCGTCGCTCGGCAACGGCTGGCCGGCGAGCACCCTGGCGGCGCTGTCCGTGTTCACCATCGCGATGCTGGGGCTGGCGCTCACCCCGCCCCCACCGCTGGTCGAGCGGGCCCGCTCGCTGCGCCTGACCCGGGTGCTCGTCTTCGCCATCGGGCTCGCCGCCGGGAGCGCGGGCCTGGTCGGTGGCCTGGCGACGCGGGAGCTGACCCTGTTCACCCTCGGTGGCGCGGTCGGCGTCGGCACGGTGGCCGCGCTCTTCGGCACCACCCAGCGGGCGCGCATCCTCGGCTGGCTGTTCGCCTCGCTGATGGCACAGCTCTTCGTGCTCACCGCCGGCCTGGTGGCCGGGCTCGCGGCCGTCTGGTCCGCGTTCGGCGTACTGGCGGTGGGGGCGGCCCTCCAGGTGTTCGCCGCGACCCTGCCCAGGCTGCGTCGCCCCGAGGCGCAGCGGGAGGCGGCCACCGTCGAGTGGAGCGGGCACGCTGCCGCCCTGATCGCCCTGGCGCTGGCCTTCGACTCGCCCCGGCACATCGCGGCCCTGCTGGCCGGCTGGGGCGCGGTCCTCGGCGTGGCGGCCACCCGACCCGGCCGCCGGCCGGTGGAGCGGCGCATCCTGTTCTGGGCGGTCGTGGTCTGCGAGATCGCCGCCTGGTGGATCCTGATGCGGGTCGCCGACGTGGCGCTGCCGGAGGCCTACACGCTGCCCTTCGCGGCGCTCGCCCTGCTCGTCGGCGTGCTGGAGCTGCGGCACCGGCCCGACCTGAGCAGTTGGGTCGCGTACGGGCCCGCGCTGGTCGCCGCGTTCGTGCCCACCCTGGCGATCGTGCTGGCCACCGACTCCAGCACGCTGCGCCAGGTGCTGCTGCTGCTCGGTGCGGTGGCCGTCCTCGTCTTCGGATCGATGAGCCAGCAGCAGGCACCGGTTATCGTCGGCGCGGCCGTGACCGCGATCGCGGCGGTGCACGCGCTGTTCAGCCTGGGGCCGTGGCTGGCCCTGATCCCCGTCGGCATCCTGCTGCTGGCACTCGGCGCCAGCAACGAGCGCCGGCGCCGCGCCCAGGAACGCCTCCAGACAGCCCTGCGCGGCATGCGCTGACACCGGGCCCACCCGCGGGGACGGGCGCCGCTCCCGCACGCCGGCATGCCGCACAACCCGTTCCCCGTAACGGCATCGACCACCGGACCACGAAGTGCCGACCACGCGTCTGCCGACCACGCGAACACATAGCGTAAGGAACAAGGAGCAACGGCAACCTGCCCTCCGCGCCCTTTGCTCTGCAGCCACCGACGCACCGCTCACGATGCGTTACGAAGCCTGGCCACCTCGTTCCGGCAGCCGGAAGAGAAGTGCCAGCTCGGGGGCTGGTGCGTCGATGGGTGCAGAGCAAAGGGCCCGAAGGGATAAGACCTCTCCGGGTCGAGACGGCAACGCTGGGTGACGGGCCATTCAGTTACTTCAAGTGGCGGCCCCCGTGGCCTGCCGGCCTCCCGGTGGCCGGTCCGGGCTCGCGGGCAGCGGCTCGGAGCGCTGGCGAGGTGGAGCAACAACGGCATCGGCCGAGCCGCCGGCCCCGTAGCCCGGCCTCTGGCGCCGCGAGAGACAGATCCGAGGCGAAGAAGCCGCGACAAGCCCGGGCAGGGGCGCGGGCGGCAGGACCGACCGCGGCCCGGGCAGGGGCGAGGACCGACCGCCGCACGGGAGGCGAGGCGCGGAGCAAGGGCAAGAACGACGCGGAGAGCCGGGCGAGGCGCGAAGCGGCGTGGGAGGCAGAGGTCAGGCGAGGGAGGCGCGCAGGGCGGCGTCCTTTTCGGCGACCAACTGCTCCAGGTCGGCCTGGTAGGCCGACATGCGGTCGAGCAGGGTGCGGTCGGCGGCGGCCAGGATGCGGACGGCGAGCAGCCCGGCGTTGCGGGCGTTACCGATCGACACGGTGGCCACCGGCACGCCGGCCGGCATCTGCACGATGGAGAGCAGCGAGTCCATCCCGTCGAGATGCTTCAACGGCACCGGGACGCCGATCACCGGCAGCGGGGTGACCGAGGCGACCATGCCGGGCAGCGCCGCCGCGCCACCCGCCCCGGCAATGATGACCTTCAGGCCCCGGTCGGCCGCGGCGCGTCCGTAGTCGATCATCTTGATCGGCGTACGGTGTGCCGAGACGACCTCGACCTCGTAGGGCACCTCGAACTCGTCCAGCGCCTCGGCGGCGGCCCTCATCGTCGGCCAGTCCGAGTCGCTGCCCATGATCAGCCCAACGACGCTCACCGCGCTCTGCCTCTCGTTCGGGCCCTCGGGGCCGGCAAGCTCACCTGTCACGATCACTCGTGCCCCTCACGCAGCCAGCGGGCGGCCCGCGCGGCCCGCGCCCGTACGTCGTCCAGGTCGTCGCCGAGCACCGTGACGTGCCCGATCTTGCGGCCGGGACGCACCTGCTTGCCGTAGAGGTGCACCTTGGCGCCCGGCTCGGCCGCGAAGAGGTGGTGCAGCCGCTCGTCGATCGACATCCCGCCCGGATCGCCGCCGAGCACGTTCGCCATCACCGCCACGGAAGCGGTCAGCGAGGTGTCGCCCATCGGGTAGTCGAGCACCGCCCGCAGGTGCTGCTCGAACTGCGACGTGCGCGCGCCCTCGATGGTCCAGTGCCCCGAGTTGTGCGGCCGCATCGCCAGCTCGTTCACCACGATCCGGCTGCCCCCGGGTGCGGCCCGGTCGGCGACCTCGAACAGCTCCACGGCGAGCAGGCCGACCACGCCGAGCGCGGTCGCCAGGTCGATGGCGAGCTGCTGGGCGGCTACCGCCAGCTCCTCCGGCAGGCCCGGCGCGGGGGCGAGCACCTCGACGCAGATGCCGTCGCGCTGCACCGTCTCGACCACCGGGTACGCGGCGACCTGCCCGAACGGCGAGCGCGCCACCTGCACGGCCAACTCCCGGCGCAGCGGCACCCGCTCCTCGACGATCAGCCGGGTGCCGCCGGCCAGCAGGGTCTTCGCCAGCTCGTCGGCCTGCGCCGCGTCGTCGACCAGCCAGACGCCCCGGCCGTCGTACCCGCCACGGGCCGCCTTCAGCACCACCGGCCAGCCGACCTCGTCGCCGAACGCCACCAGGTCGGCGGGCTCCGCCACGGGTCGCCACGCCGGGTTCGGCGCGCCCAGCTCGCCGAGCCGCTCCCGCATGGCCCGCTTGTCCTGGGCGTGCAGCAGCGCGTCGGCCGGCGGGAAGAGCTTCACGCCCTCGGCCGCCAGCGTCCGGATGTGCTCGGTGGGGACGTGCTCGTGGTCGAAGGTGACCACGTCGCAGGCCTTGGCGAAGGTACGCAGCGCGGCGAGGTCGGTGTGGTCGCCGTACTGGACGTCGGCGGCGACCAGCGCGGCGCCGTCGTCGGGGGCCAGCGCGAGCACGCGCAGCGACTGGCCGAGGGCGATCGCGGACTGGTGGGTCATCCGGGCCAGCTGGCCACCGCCCACCATGCCGACAACGGGCAGACCGGTACGGGAATCCATAGCGGCGCCAGCCTATCGGCACGCCCCGCGACCTGTGCCGCCGGCTGCCGCATCGCCGGCCTCCGGACCGGCCGCCCCGGCCGTGCGACTCAGCGCCGGCCGAGCTGGCCGACCAGGTCGTCCACCGCCGTCACGGGACGCTCGCAGACGAAACCCCGGCAGACGTACGCGGTGGGCCGCCCGTCGACCATCGGCCGGTCGGCGAGCAGGGGCACGCCGGGCTGACCGGGGCGGCCCGCCACGACCACCGCACCGGGTGGGGCGTGCCGGTGCGCTGCCGCGACCAGCGGGTCCCCGGCCGGGTCGTCCGTGACCACCGCGATCTCGTACGGCCCGGAGAGCAGCGCCTCCCCGACGGTGGCCGCGTAGCCGGTGAAGCGGGCGTGCCGGCCGACGATGGGCGCCACGGTCGACAGGGCCGCCTCGGCGGCCTCCCGGTAGCGGGTCTCCCCGGTCAGCGCCGCGTACGCGACCAGCGCCGCGACGATCGCGGAGCGCCCGGACGGGGTGGCGTTGTCGGTGGGGTCGGCGGGGCGGCTGACCAGCCGTTCGGCGTCGTCGGCGGTGTCGTAGAAGGCGCCGCCCGGCGCGGCGAAGCGCGCCAGCGCGGTGTCGAGCAGCTGACCCGCCAGCTCCAGCCAGCGCCCCTCGCCGGTGATCTGGTGCATGGCGCAGAACGCCTCGGCGACGCAGCCGTAGTCCTCCAGCACCCCGGCGGGATCGCCGACCGTCCCGTCGCGGGACACGCGCCGCAGCCGGCCGTCGACGATGTGCACCCTCGCCAGGTGGTCGGCGGCGTCGCGCATCGCGCCGTAGGTGCCCTCGGCCACGCCCTCCAACGTCTGCGAGGCGTCGTCCGGGCCGGCCGGGCCGAACGTGTCGGCCACCCGGTTGAACTCGGCGATCGCGGTGATCGCCAGCCCGTTCCAGGCGGCCACCACCTTGTCGTCCCGGGCCGGCTGCGGCCGTTCCCGGCGGGCCGCGAGCAGCCGGTCGACGACGTCCTGCCAGCGCCGCGTCACCGCCGGGTCCGCGTCGTCCACGTCCCGGGCGAGCCGCAGCACGCTGGTGCCGTGCTCGAAGCTGCCGGCCTCGGTGACGGCGAACAGGTCGGCGGCCCAGCGGCCGTCCTCCTCCCCCAGCACCTCGATGAGCTGGGTCGGCGTCCAGACGTAGGTCGATCCTTCGACGCCCTCGGTGTCGGCGTCCAGCGCCGAGGCGAACCCGCCGGACGGGGTACTCATCTCGTCGGCGAGGAACCAGGCGGTGTCCTGTGCGACCCGGCGGGCCAGCGGGTCGCCGGTCAGGCGCCAGAGCTGGGTGTACGCCCGCAGCAGCAGCGCGTTGTCGTAGAGCATCTTCTCGAAGTGCGGCACGGTCCAGTGCCCGTCGACGGAGTATCGGGCGAAGCCGCCGGCGAGCTGGTCGTAGATGCCGCCCCGGGCCATCGCCTCGCAGGTGTGCCGGGCGATCTCCAGGCTGCGCGGGGAGCCGGTGCGCTGGTGGTGCCGCAACAGGAAGAGCAGGTTCATGTGCGGCGGGAACTTCGGCGCCCCGCCGAACCCGCCGTTCGTGGCGTCGTACTCCTTGGCGAGCTGCTCGGCCGCGGCGTCGAGCAGCGCGGCGTCCAGCGGCGCGGTGGGCCCGCCCACGGCCTGGGCGCCGCCGATCGCCTCGACCACGGCGGCGCCCTGCTGGATCACGGCGTCGCGCTGGTCCCGCCAGGCGGCGGCGACCGACTGGAGCAGCCGGACGAAGTTCGCCCGGGGGAAGTAGGTGCCGCAGAAGAAGGGCGTGCCGTCCGGGGTGGCGAAGACGGTCATCGGCCAGCCGCCCTGCCCGGTCATCGCCTGGGTGGCGGTCATGTAGACGGCGTCGACGTCGGGACGCTCCTCGCGATCCACCTTGACGGCGACGAAGTCGTCGTTGATTAGGGCCCCGACCTGCTCGTTCTCGAACGACTCGTGGGCCATCACGTGGCACCAGTGGCAGGCGGCGTAGCCGACCGAGATGAGCACCGGGACGTCCCGGCGCTTCGCCTCGGCGAACGCCTCGTCGCACCAGGGCCACCAGTCGACCGGGTTGTCGGCGTGCTGGAGCAGGTACGGGCTCGTGGCGTCAGCGAGTCGGTTCACCCGACGACCATAACCATCCCGTGGCGCGCCCGCCCGCGCTCCGGCACCCGACGGCACCGCCTCCCCGCAGGCGGCCCGGCGGGGTCAGGAGGCGCCGTCGGCGCGCAGCGGCAGGACGTTGGGTCGGGCCTCGTCGAGGAGGGTGCCCAGGACCGCGCCGATCTTGTCGGCCGGCATGGGCTTGAAGAAGTGGTAGCCCTGGGCGGCCGTGCAGCCCAGCTCGGCCAGCGCCAGGCGCTGCTCGGCGGTCTCCACGCCCTCGGCGACCACCCGGAGCCCCAGCTCGTGGGCGAGACCGACGGTGGTACGCACGATCGCCGCCGCCTCCGGGGAGTCGGCCATCCGGATCACGAAGGAACGGTCCACCTTCAGCTCGTCGACCGCGATCCGGGTGAGGAACGTCAGCGAGGAGAAGCCCGTGCCGAAGTCGTCGACGGCGAGCTGCACGCCCATCGACCGCAGGGTGGCGAGCACCTCGTCGATGACCTCCAGCTCGCTCATCACCACCGTCTCGGTGATCTCCAGGACCAGCCGGTCCGGCGGCACCTGGTGCCGGCGCAGGGCATCGGCGATGTCGGCGGGCAGGCGGGGGTCGAGCAGGCTGCGCGCCGACAGGTTGACCGAGATCGGCACGTCGAGCCCGTCGCCGGCCCAGCCGGCGGCCACGGCGAGCGCCTTGTCCAGCACGTAGCGGGTGAAGGTGCCGAGCTGTTCGCTGTTCTCCACGGGGCGGATGAAGTCGTGCGGCCCGAGCCAGCCCCGGCGCGGGTGCCGCCAGCGGATCAGCGCCTCCACCCCGGTCGGCGCCCCGGTGGTCAGGTCGACCGCCGGCTGCAACGCCAGCACGAGCTGGTCGTCGGTCTTCAGCGCCTCGCGCAGCTCGGCCAGCAGGGCGAGCTGGTCGGTGCTCGCGGCGTCCCGGGCGGAGTCGTACGCGGCGACGCTGCCGCCGCCCTCCTTGGCCTGGTACATGGCGATGTCGGCCCGGCGCAGCAGCTCGGTCAGGTCGGCGGTGCCGGCGTCGGCGACCACCACCCCGACGGAGACCTCGACGGACATCCGTACCCCGGCCACCTCGGTCGGCGCGGCGAGCCGCTCGGCGATCTCGCGGGCCTGCCGCAGCGCGTACGTCATCGGGGCAGCCCTGTCGCCGATCACCGGGACCGACGTCAGCAGCAGCGCGAACTCGTCGCCGCCGAGGCGGGCGAGCAGGTCCCCGGGGCGGGCGAGGGTGCCCAGCCGGTTGGCGGTCAGCCGCAGCAGCTGGTCGCCGGCGGCGTGCCCGAGGGTGTCGTTGACCTCCTTGAACTGGTCGATGTCGAGCAGCAGCAGCGCGACCGGGTGGTCGTGGGCGAGCTGGCGCAGCGCCTGGTCGCCCTTGCTGAGCAGGGCCGACCGGTTCGCCAGCCCGGTGAGCTGGTCGTGCACCGCCTCGTACGACGAGCGGGCCGTGACCAGCCGCAGCTCCCGGTGGGTCGCGGCGTCGTGCAGCGCGGCGGCGAGAGCGTCGCCGAACGCGGCGAGGGCGTCGTGTTCGCGGGCGTTCGGGGGCGCGGAGCGCGGGAACCGGATGCGCAGCTCGCCCACCCGGGCCGCACCCACGGTGAGGGTACGCACCAGCTCGTGGCCCTCGGGCTCGTTCCGGCCCGGCGGGGCTACCTCGCGGTCGACCAGTTGGCCGCCCGGATCACCCCGGTAGCGCCGCCACCGTCCGTCGCCGCGAGCCACGTCGACGTCGACGAGTTCGGCGTTGAAGACGGCCAGCGCGCCGGTCACTGCGGCCGTGGCGACGCCCCGCTCGTCGAGCTGGTTGAGCGCGGCGGTGGCCTCGGCGAAGACCCGCCAGGTGCGGCGTTCCTGGTCGGCGCGCAGCCGGTGCCGGTAGGTCTGCTGGAGCAGCCAGAGCGGCGGCGGGAGCAACAGCAGCCAGCGCGCGTCGAGCTCCAGCAGCGCCACCACGACCAGGCCGACGGCCACGTTCCCGACGAACATCAGCAGCTTGCCCCGCAGCGCGGCGAGCAGCGGCGGCCCGACGGGGATGCCGTGGCGCAGCGCCAGGGTGGCGCCGCCGAGCCAGGCGGTGGCGAGGAGGTAGGTGACCGACCCCGCGAGCACGGCCAGGGCGAGCGCCGGGGTGGGCGTCGCCAGCAGCGGCTCGCCGAGCCAGGTGGTGACCGAGACGGCCAGGGCGGTGGCGGCGGTCAGGGAGGCGGTGATCCGGACGACCTCCAGCACCGGCCGCCGGTCGCCGAGCAGCGACATGGCCGACCAGGCGAGGGCGGCCCCGAGGAGCGCGGCGGAGGGGAGCCAGCCGGTGGGCGTCAGGTAGAGGCAGATGATCAGCGCCGCCTCGCCCCAGGTGATGCTCACCATCCCGGCGGAGGTGCGGAACCGCAGCCGGGCCAGCTGGGCGACGGCGAACACGGCGACGGCGAGGCCGAACCGGGCCGGCCCGCCGAGCGGGTCGTCGGTGGGCAGGCGGATCGGCGCGGTCCACCCGAGGCCGGCGGCGACCAGTGCGGTCAGCGCGACGGCGACCGTGAGCAGGAGCAGCCGCGCGGGGGTGCCGCGGGTTTCGAGCCGGTCGGTCGACTCGCCGGCCCTGCCGGAGGTCACCGAGCCGCTCCGCCCGCGGGCCGCTCGCCGTCACGACGGGCGGCCGCTGCTGTGGTGGTCATCGGCGCCCCCTCCCGCGCACGGCTCGGGAACTCTTGGTCCCCCCGGCGAGAGGCTAAGGCAAACCCGGTGGCCGCAACAGGGGGCGACGACCGGGTTCGGCGTGAATCATGCGTGGACTAGCCGTTTCGGCCCTGCTGACGCCCGGTGGGAGCGGGGGTGGATGAATCCTGCGCCTGCGTGCCCTCTGTCGGATCGACGACTTCCGCGTCCGCCCGGTCGAGCGTGGCCGGCGGGCCCTGCTGGGGGAACCGGTCGGGCAGGCGACGCAGCCGGGAGTTCATGTTGCGGATCAACAGG encodes:
- the purE gene encoding 5-(carboxyamino)imidazole ribonucleotide mutase, which encodes MSVVGLIMGSDSDWPTMRAAAEALDEFEVPYEVEVVSAHRTPIKMIDYGRAAADRGLKVIIAGAGGAAALPGMVASVTPLPVIGVPVPLKHLDGMDSLLSIVQMPAGVPVATVSIGNARNAGLLAVRILAAADRTLLDRMSAYQADLEQLVAEKDAALRASLA
- a CDS encoding SCO7613 C-terminal domain-containing membrane protein, translating into MATFQCSSCGREIKPAVSCPHCGAHQPQWVEHLAQIERSIAEMKAREAAIASEQRQIAAKMQAALFQRDILAHAGEERLKQATRPRRVLRKRPGRRPPTAATGAPPRVPRQGTPAGPEDPPPPPPSAATWLDADDPEHPPEASSREVQNIPLGLGALLLGVAAVVFAAVATSSMDALARLGVLLLATVLMLLAPPVLARRGLTSTAETISAVGLLLVPLAGYALWAVDRIGNGGASGAIFGAIVFAVTAGVSFGYAGWTGLRAPRFATVLAAQPVLPLLAYDRITGPGGWALVLTAVALLDLWLARSPVTVERPVRQDLPEPPAAPASAPRQRRADGRPEGAPEEAGEVLDGGLPAQDRAPAGRPVPWLRELTWVLHGVAVALALAYAVSALLRAGTVPGATGAGLVLLLAAAVGLAGTLVLRRPPLPDLGAGIFTLAVIGALSRIASVAFPGRALLLIAAVITLTGLAVRAVPEAARRGPQLASAVALTVSGVVVAGGALRAGVAPVRAALPAWAADLDRYPAELAAAVGPAAWQLAASAFLLTVAAVLALPSEIRREFAVVGAALTALAVPASFGLGWAVAPWPMVLTAVGIGVVGLSARTERAALAHAATAAGVGLFGAGAGLARPALTTAVLLTLFAAGVLVAVAPRMRLAPAAADTVSAWAAGGAAFALPGAVAAFVAATVPVDPTPTPASLREVTVPVLAASFLAVCVTLGHAAVVQVSQRRIPTPLAVGTALGAVTVTAAAFGAPGATAADAWVGGLLLVAGAMVVFAGPIDAGRRSDLTLDGSDLAAAAVTAALIATLARIAAVLAPGGQLAVAAGLVLVVAVAARAMPEEWRRGPIVGLAVGGVLIGLLAGWSALRGGLGVLATPGPIWNGDLTGWPAGPTGGSTWQAPVALALLGVAAAVLLPPPWKYDVSGVAAALATIGAPAAFDLPWWSPVLVGGMVATVFGAAAVAAVDPRAGLSRAVVAGVVALHAAGAGLVRPWTTALALGSIALIGLVVAALARSLAVPLVEDIENEGMPPHLAQIGGAAAGAALLAFPGAVAALAAEFGRAPEVVLTAALAASSLGLAAVAAVRRRVPQYLPWASAAVAGGATVSALAAVPANQPVGVYAAAAALLGVLAELVRGATEPPVGAAQPVRRWSVLLDGALRRLPDDGTQRRWRVSPAAGALAAGALPTVLALVSIAPALVVALVDPHRSLGRVWQGPPPELLTPPPEAIDPTHVLTALLLTATAALAATGFSGGRRSRAVPVVLPGAAVTLLITPASLGNGWPASTLAALSVFTIAMLGLALTPPPPLVERARSLRLTRVLVFAIGLAAGSAGLVGGLATRELTLFTLGGAVGVGTVAALFGTTQRARILGWLFASLMAQLFVLTAGLVAGLAAVWSAFGVLAVGAALQVFAATLPRLRRPEAQREAATVEWSGHAAALIALALAFDSPRHIAALLAGWGAVLGVAATRPGRRPVERRILFWAVVVCEIAAWWILMRVADVALPEAYTLPFAALALLVGVLELRHRPDLSSWVAYGPALVAAFVPTLAIVLATDSSTLRQVLLLLGAVAVLVFGSMSQQQAPVIVGAAVTAIAAVHALFSLGPWLALIPVGILLLALGASNERRRRAQERLQTALRGMR
- a CDS encoding 5-(carboxyamino)imidazole ribonucleotide synthase: MDSRTGLPVVGMVGGGQLARMTHQSAIALGQSLRVLALAPDDGAALVAADVQYGDHTDLAALRTFAKACDVVTFDHEHVPTEHIRTLAAEGVKLFPPADALLHAQDKRAMRERLGELGAPNPAWRPVAEPADLVAFGDEVGWPVVLKAARGGYDGRGVWLVDDAAQADELAKTLLAGGTRLIVEERVPLRRELAVQVARSPFGQVAAYPVVETVQRDGICVEVLAPAPGLPEELAVAAQQLAIDLATALGVVGLLAVELFEVADRAAPGGSRIVVNELAMRPHNSGHWTIEGARTSQFEQHLRAVLDYPMGDTSLTASVAVMANVLGGDPGGMSIDERLHHLFAAEPGAKVHLYGKQVRPGRKIGHVTVLGDDLDDVRARAARAARWLREGHE